The proteins below come from a single Vicugna pacos chromosome 13, VicPac4, whole genome shotgun sequence genomic window:
- the ZBTB48 gene encoding telomere zinc finger-associated protein isoform X4: MDGSFVQHSVRVLQELNKQRERGQYCDATLDVGGLVFKAHWSVLACCSHFFQSLYGDGSGGSVVLPAGFAEIFGLLLDFFYTGHLALTSGNRDQVLLAARELRVPEAVELCQSFKPKTSVGQAPSVRSGLGKPAPQDVNSHLKEPSGLEEEEVSRTLGQVPKDQELSSSPSPQRPQLGLPAQSESPSFLHGKLRQALKLCPPADKESEDCKVPSRPFEAEGVQLQGGSNEWEVVVQVEDDGDADYVSETETVPARRKANVLRKPCAAEPALSAGSLAAEPAENRKGTAVPVECPTCHKKFLSKYYLKVHNRKHTGEKPFECPKCGKCYFRKENLLEHEARNCMNRSEQVFTCSVCQETFRRRMELRVHMVSHTGEMPYKCSSCSQQFMQKKDLQSHMIKLHGAPKPHACPTCAKCFLSRTELQLHEAFKHRGEKLFVCEECGHRASSRNGLQMHIKAKHRNERPYVCEFCSHAFTQKANLNMHLRTHTGEKPFQCHLCGKTFRTQASLDKHNRTHTGERPFSCEFCEQRFTEKGPLLRHVASRHQEGRPHFCQICGKTFKAVEQLRVHVRRHKGVRKFECTECGYKFTRQAHLRRHMEIHDRVENYNPRQRKLRNLVIEDEKVVVVALQPPAELEVGSAEVIVESLAQGSLASQLPGRRLCADHSFAGTSAMEPSLIITATVPEDCDT, from the exons ATGGACGGCTCCTTCGTCCAGCACAGTGTGAGGGTTCTGCAGGAGCTCAACAAGCAGCGGGAGAGGGGCCAATACTGCGATGCCACCCTGGATGTGGGGGGCCTGGTGTTCAAGGCTCACTGGAGTGTTTTGGCCTGCTGCAGCCACTTCTTCCAGAGTCTCTACGGGGATGGCTCAGGGGGCAGTGTCGTCCTCCCTGCTGGCTTTGCAGAGATCTTTGGCCTCCTGTTGGACTTTTTCTACACTGGTCACCTCGCCCTCACCTCAGGGAACCGGGATCAGGTGCTTCTGGCAGCCAGGGAGCTGCGGGTGCCTGAGGCTGTAGAGCTGTGCCAGAGCTTCAAGCCCAAAACGTCAGTGGGACAGGCGCCAAGTGTCCGGAGTGGGCTGGGGAAACCTGCCCCCCAGGATGTGAACAGCCACCTCAAGGAGCCCTCAGGCTTGGAGGAAGAGGAAGTTTCAAGGACTCTGGGTCAAGTCCCCAAGGATCAGGAGCTCAGCAGCAGTCCTAGCCCCCAGAGGCCTCAGCTTGGTCTCCCTGCTCAGAGTGAGAGCCCCTCCTTCCTCCATGGGAAACTCAGGCAGGCCCTGAAGCTTTGTCCCCCTGCGGACAAGGAGTCTGAGGATTGCAAAGTGCCCTCCAGGCCCTTTGAGGCTGAAGGTGTCCAGCTGCAGGGCGGGAGTAATGAG TGGGAAGTGGTGGTTCAAGTTGAGGATGACGGGGATGCCGATTACGTTTCTGAGACTGAGACTGTGCCAGCCAGGAGGAAAGCGAACGTACTCAGAAAGCCCTGTGCTGCCGAGCCGGCCCTGAGCGCAGGTTCCCTGGCAGCCGAGCCTGCTGAGAACAGAAAAGGTACAGCGGTGCCGGTTGAATGCCCCACATGTCATAAAAAGTTCCTCAGCAAATATTATCTAAAAGTTCACAACAG GAAACACACTGGGGAGAAACCCTTTGAGTGTCCCAAATGTGGAAAATGTTACTTTCGGAAGGAGAACCTCCTAGAGCATGAAGCCCGGAACTGCATGAACCGCTCGGAACAG GTCTTCACCTGCTCCGTGTGCCAGGAGACCTTCCGCCGGAGGATGGAGCTGCGGGTGCACATGGTATCCCACACAGGGGAGATGCCCTACAAG tgttcctcctgctccCAGCAGTTCATGCAGAAGAAGGACCTGCAGAGCCACATGATCAAGCTTCATGGAGCCCCCAAGCCCCACGCC TGTCCCACCTGTGCCAAGTGCTTCTTGTCCCGAACGGAACTGCAGCTGCACGAGGCTTTCAAGCACCGTGGGGAGAAGCTGTTCGTGTGTGAGGAGTGTGGGCACCGGGCGTCAAGCCGGAACGGCCTGCAGATGCACATCAAGGCCAAGCACAG GAACGAGAGGCCGTACGTCTGTGAGTTCTGCAGCCACGCCTTCACCCAGAAGGCCAACCTCAACATGCACCTGCGCACGCACACGGGCGAGAAGCCCTTCCAGTGCCACCTCTGTGGCAAGACCTTCCGCACCCAAG CCAGTCTGGACAAGCACAACCGCACCCACACCGGTGAGAGGCCCTTCAGCTGTGAGTTCTGTGAGCAGCGCTTCACGGAGAAGGGGCCCCTGCTGAGGCACGTGGCCAGCCGCCACCAGGAGGGCCGGCCCCACTTCTGCCAGATCTGTGGGAAGACCTTCAAAg CAGTGGAGCAGCTGCGTGTGCACGTGAGAAGGCACAAGGGGGTTCGCAAGTTCGAGTGCACCGAATGTGGCTACAAGTTCACCCGGCAG GCTCACCTGCGGAGGCACATGGAGATCCATGACCGGGTGGAGAACTACAACCCACGGCAGCGCAAGCTCCGCAACCTGGTCATCGAGGACgagaaggtggtggtggtggcgctGCAGCCACCAGCTGAGCTGGAGGTGGGCTCAGCCGAGGTCATCGTGGAGTCCCTGGCCCAGGGCAGCctggcttcccagctccctggccGGAGGCTGTGTGCAGATCACAGCTTCGCGGGCACGAGCGCCATGGAGCCCTCGCTCATCATCACGGCCACCGTCCCCGAGGACTGTGACACGTAG
- the ZBTB48 gene encoding telomere zinc finger-associated protein isoform X1 gives MDGSFVQHSVRVLQELNKQRERGQYCDATLDVGGLVFKAHWSVLACCSHFFQSLYGDGSGGSVVLPAGFAEIFGLLLDFFYTGHLALTSGNRDQVLLAARELRVPEAVELCQSFKPKTSVGQAPSVRSGLGKPAPQDVNSHLKEPSGLEEEEVSRTLGQVPKDQELSSSPSPQRPQLGLPAQSESPSFLHGKLRQALKLCPPADKESEDCKVPSRPFEAEGVQLQGGSNEVLCSGCWKGGGRSGEKRLTLSWDNLDPKWEVVVQVEDDGDADYVSETETVPARRKANVLRKPCAAEPALSAGSLAAEPAENRKGTAVPVECPTCHKKFLSKYYLKVHNSRKHTGEKPFECPKCGKCYFRKENLLEHEARNCMNRSEQVFTCSVCQETFRRRMELRVHMVSHTGEMPYKCSSCSQQFMQKKDLQSHMIKLHGAPKPHACPTCAKCFLSRTELQLHEAFKHRGEKLFVCEECGHRASSRNGLQMHIKAKHRNERPYVCEFCSHAFTQKANLNMHLRTHTGEKPFQCHLCGKTFRTQASLDKHNRTHTGERPFSCEFCEQRFTEKGPLLRHVASRHQEGRPHFCQICGKTFKAVEQLRVHVRRHKGVRKFECTECGYKFTRQAHLRRHMEIHDRVENYNPRQRKLRNLVIEDEKVVVVALQPPAELEVGSAEVIVESLAQGSLASQLPGRRLCADHSFAGTSAMEPSLIITATVPEDCDT, from the exons ATGGACGGCTCCTTCGTCCAGCACAGTGTGAGGGTTCTGCAGGAGCTCAACAAGCAGCGGGAGAGGGGCCAATACTGCGATGCCACCCTGGATGTGGGGGGCCTGGTGTTCAAGGCTCACTGGAGTGTTTTGGCCTGCTGCAGCCACTTCTTCCAGAGTCTCTACGGGGATGGCTCAGGGGGCAGTGTCGTCCTCCCTGCTGGCTTTGCAGAGATCTTTGGCCTCCTGTTGGACTTTTTCTACACTGGTCACCTCGCCCTCACCTCAGGGAACCGGGATCAGGTGCTTCTGGCAGCCAGGGAGCTGCGGGTGCCTGAGGCTGTAGAGCTGTGCCAGAGCTTCAAGCCCAAAACGTCAGTGGGACAGGCGCCAAGTGTCCGGAGTGGGCTGGGGAAACCTGCCCCCCAGGATGTGAACAGCCACCTCAAGGAGCCCTCAGGCTTGGAGGAAGAGGAAGTTTCAAGGACTCTGGGTCAAGTCCCCAAGGATCAGGAGCTCAGCAGCAGTCCTAGCCCCCAGAGGCCTCAGCTTGGTCTCCCTGCTCAGAGTGAGAGCCCCTCCTTCCTCCATGGGAAACTCAGGCAGGCCCTGAAGCTTTGTCCCCCTGCGGACAAGGAGTCTGAGGATTGCAAAGTGCCCTCCAGGCCCTTTGAGGCTGAAGGTGTCCAGCTGCAGGGCGGGAGTAATGAGGTATTGTGCTCAGGGTGCTGGAAAGGGGGAGGCAGGAGTGGAGAGAAGAGACTGACACTTTCCTGGGATAATCTGGACCCTAAG TGGGAAGTGGTGGTTCAAGTTGAGGATGACGGGGATGCCGATTACGTTTCTGAGACTGAGACTGTGCCAGCCAGGAGGAAAGCGAACGTACTCAGAAAGCCCTGTGCTGCCGAGCCGGCCCTGAGCGCAGGTTCCCTGGCAGCCGAGCCTGCTGAGAACAGAAAAGGTACAGCGGTGCCGGTTGAATGCCCCACATGTCATAAAAAGTTCCTCAGCAAATATTATCTAAAAGTTCACAACAG CAGGAAACACACTGGGGAGAAACCCTTTGAGTGTCCCAAATGTGGAAAATGTTACTTTCGGAAGGAGAACCTCCTAGAGCATGAAGCCCGGAACTGCATGAACCGCTCGGAACAG GTCTTCACCTGCTCCGTGTGCCAGGAGACCTTCCGCCGGAGGATGGAGCTGCGGGTGCACATGGTATCCCACACAGGGGAGATGCCCTACAAG tgttcctcctgctccCAGCAGTTCATGCAGAAGAAGGACCTGCAGAGCCACATGATCAAGCTTCATGGAGCCCCCAAGCCCCACGCC TGTCCCACCTGTGCCAAGTGCTTCTTGTCCCGAACGGAACTGCAGCTGCACGAGGCTTTCAAGCACCGTGGGGAGAAGCTGTTCGTGTGTGAGGAGTGTGGGCACCGGGCGTCAAGCCGGAACGGCCTGCAGATGCACATCAAGGCCAAGCACAG GAACGAGAGGCCGTACGTCTGTGAGTTCTGCAGCCACGCCTTCACCCAGAAGGCCAACCTCAACATGCACCTGCGCACGCACACGGGCGAGAAGCCCTTCCAGTGCCACCTCTGTGGCAAGACCTTCCGCACCCAAG CCAGTCTGGACAAGCACAACCGCACCCACACCGGTGAGAGGCCCTTCAGCTGTGAGTTCTGTGAGCAGCGCTTCACGGAGAAGGGGCCCCTGCTGAGGCACGTGGCCAGCCGCCACCAGGAGGGCCGGCCCCACTTCTGCCAGATCTGTGGGAAGACCTTCAAAg CAGTGGAGCAGCTGCGTGTGCACGTGAGAAGGCACAAGGGGGTTCGCAAGTTCGAGTGCACCGAATGTGGCTACAAGTTCACCCGGCAG GCTCACCTGCGGAGGCACATGGAGATCCATGACCGGGTGGAGAACTACAACCCACGGCAGCGCAAGCTCCGCAACCTGGTCATCGAGGACgagaaggtggtggtggtggcgctGCAGCCACCAGCTGAGCTGGAGGTGGGCTCAGCCGAGGTCATCGTGGAGTCCCTGGCCCAGGGCAGCctggcttcccagctccctggccGGAGGCTGTGTGCAGATCACAGCTTCGCGGGCACGAGCGCCATGGAGCCCTCGCTCATCATCACGGCCACCGTCCCCGAGGACTGTGACACGTAG
- the ZBTB48 gene encoding telomere zinc finger-associated protein isoform X3: MDGSFVQHSVRVLQELNKQRERGQYCDATLDVGGLVFKAHWSVLACCSHFFQSLYGDGSGGSVVLPAGFAEIFGLLLDFFYTGHLALTSGNRDQVLLAARELRVPEAVELCQSFKPKTSVGQAPSVRSGLGKPAPQDVNSHLKEPSGLEEEEVSRTLGQVPKDQELSSSPSPQRPQLGLPAQSESPSFLHGKLRQALKLCPPADKESEDCKVPSRPFEAEGVQLQGGSNEWEVVVQVEDDGDADYVSETETVPARRKANVLRKPCAAEPALSAGSLAAEPAENRKGTAVPVECPTCHKKFLSKYYLKVHNSRKHTGEKPFECPKCGKCYFRKENLLEHEARNCMNRSEQVFTCSVCQETFRRRMELRVHMVSHTGEMPYKCSSCSQQFMQKKDLQSHMIKLHGAPKPHACPTCAKCFLSRTELQLHEAFKHRGEKLFVCEECGHRASSRNGLQMHIKAKHRNERPYVCEFCSHAFTQKANLNMHLRTHTGEKPFQCHLCGKTFRTQASLDKHNRTHTGERPFSCEFCEQRFTEKGPLLRHVASRHQEGRPHFCQICGKTFKAVEQLRVHVRRHKGVRKFECTECGYKFTRQAHLRRHMEIHDRVENYNPRQRKLRNLVIEDEKVVVVALQPPAELEVGSAEVIVESLAQGSLASQLPGRRLCADHSFAGTSAMEPSLIITATVPEDCDT; the protein is encoded by the exons ATGGACGGCTCCTTCGTCCAGCACAGTGTGAGGGTTCTGCAGGAGCTCAACAAGCAGCGGGAGAGGGGCCAATACTGCGATGCCACCCTGGATGTGGGGGGCCTGGTGTTCAAGGCTCACTGGAGTGTTTTGGCCTGCTGCAGCCACTTCTTCCAGAGTCTCTACGGGGATGGCTCAGGGGGCAGTGTCGTCCTCCCTGCTGGCTTTGCAGAGATCTTTGGCCTCCTGTTGGACTTTTTCTACACTGGTCACCTCGCCCTCACCTCAGGGAACCGGGATCAGGTGCTTCTGGCAGCCAGGGAGCTGCGGGTGCCTGAGGCTGTAGAGCTGTGCCAGAGCTTCAAGCCCAAAACGTCAGTGGGACAGGCGCCAAGTGTCCGGAGTGGGCTGGGGAAACCTGCCCCCCAGGATGTGAACAGCCACCTCAAGGAGCCCTCAGGCTTGGAGGAAGAGGAAGTTTCAAGGACTCTGGGTCAAGTCCCCAAGGATCAGGAGCTCAGCAGCAGTCCTAGCCCCCAGAGGCCTCAGCTTGGTCTCCCTGCTCAGAGTGAGAGCCCCTCCTTCCTCCATGGGAAACTCAGGCAGGCCCTGAAGCTTTGTCCCCCTGCGGACAAGGAGTCTGAGGATTGCAAAGTGCCCTCCAGGCCCTTTGAGGCTGAAGGTGTCCAGCTGCAGGGCGGGAGTAATGAG TGGGAAGTGGTGGTTCAAGTTGAGGATGACGGGGATGCCGATTACGTTTCTGAGACTGAGACTGTGCCAGCCAGGAGGAAAGCGAACGTACTCAGAAAGCCCTGTGCTGCCGAGCCGGCCCTGAGCGCAGGTTCCCTGGCAGCCGAGCCTGCTGAGAACAGAAAAGGTACAGCGGTGCCGGTTGAATGCCCCACATGTCATAAAAAGTTCCTCAGCAAATATTATCTAAAAGTTCACAACAG CAGGAAACACACTGGGGAGAAACCCTTTGAGTGTCCCAAATGTGGAAAATGTTACTTTCGGAAGGAGAACCTCCTAGAGCATGAAGCCCGGAACTGCATGAACCGCTCGGAACAG GTCTTCACCTGCTCCGTGTGCCAGGAGACCTTCCGCCGGAGGATGGAGCTGCGGGTGCACATGGTATCCCACACAGGGGAGATGCCCTACAAG tgttcctcctgctccCAGCAGTTCATGCAGAAGAAGGACCTGCAGAGCCACATGATCAAGCTTCATGGAGCCCCCAAGCCCCACGCC TGTCCCACCTGTGCCAAGTGCTTCTTGTCCCGAACGGAACTGCAGCTGCACGAGGCTTTCAAGCACCGTGGGGAGAAGCTGTTCGTGTGTGAGGAGTGTGGGCACCGGGCGTCAAGCCGGAACGGCCTGCAGATGCACATCAAGGCCAAGCACAG GAACGAGAGGCCGTACGTCTGTGAGTTCTGCAGCCACGCCTTCACCCAGAAGGCCAACCTCAACATGCACCTGCGCACGCACACGGGCGAGAAGCCCTTCCAGTGCCACCTCTGTGGCAAGACCTTCCGCACCCAAG CCAGTCTGGACAAGCACAACCGCACCCACACCGGTGAGAGGCCCTTCAGCTGTGAGTTCTGTGAGCAGCGCTTCACGGAGAAGGGGCCCCTGCTGAGGCACGTGGCCAGCCGCCACCAGGAGGGCCGGCCCCACTTCTGCCAGATCTGTGGGAAGACCTTCAAAg CAGTGGAGCAGCTGCGTGTGCACGTGAGAAGGCACAAGGGGGTTCGCAAGTTCGAGTGCACCGAATGTGGCTACAAGTTCACCCGGCAG GCTCACCTGCGGAGGCACATGGAGATCCATGACCGGGTGGAGAACTACAACCCACGGCAGCGCAAGCTCCGCAACCTGGTCATCGAGGACgagaaggtggtggtggtggcgctGCAGCCACCAGCTGAGCTGGAGGTGGGCTCAGCCGAGGTCATCGTGGAGTCCCTGGCCCAGGGCAGCctggcttcccagctccctggccGGAGGCTGTGTGCAGATCACAGCTTCGCGGGCACGAGCGCCATGGAGCCCTCGCTCATCATCACGGCCACCGTCCCCGAGGACTGTGACACGTAG
- the KLHL21 gene encoding kelch-like protein 21: MERPAPLAVLPFSDPAHALSLLRGLSQLRAERKFLDVTLEAAGGRDFPAHRAVLAAASPYFRAMFAGQLRESRAERVRLHGVPPDMLQLLLDFSYTGRVAVSGDNAEPLLRAADLLQFPAVKEACGAFLQQQLDLTNCLDMQDFAEAFSCAGLASAAQRFILRHVGELGAEQLERLPLARLLRYLRDDGLCVPKEEAAYQLALRWVRADPPRRAAHWPQLLEAVRLPFVRRFYLLAHVEAEPLVARCPPCLRLVREARDFQAARYDRHDRGPCPRMRPRPSTGLAEILVLVGGCDQDCDELVTVDCYNPQTGQWRYLAEFPNHLGGGYSIVALGNDIYVTGGSDGSRLYDCVWRYNSSVNEWTEVAPMLKAREYHSSSVLDGLLYVVAADSTERYDHTTDSWEALQPMTYPMDNCSTTACRGRLYAIGSLAGKETMVMQCYHPDTDLWSLVDCGQLPTWSFAPKTVTLNGLMYFIRDDSAEVDVYNPTKNEWDKIPSMNQMHVGGSLAVLGGKLYVSGGYDNTFELSDMVEAYDPETRAWSVVGRLPEPTFWHGSVSIFRQFMPQTPSGGRGFELDSGGGDVDVGRPRPPQNPVELH, encoded by the exons ATGGAGCGGCCGGCGCCCCTGGCGGTGCTGCCATTCTCGGACCCCGCGCACGCGCTGAGCTTGCTGCGCGGCCTGAGCCAGCTCCGCGCCGAGCGCAAGTTCTTGGATGTGACCCTGGAGGCGGCGGGCGGGCGCGACTTTCCGGCGCACCGCGCCGTGCTGGCGGCCGCCAGCCCCTACTTCCGCGCCATGTTCGCCGGGCAGCTGCGTGAGAGCCGCGCCGAGCGGGTACGCCTGCACGGCGTGCCGCCCGACATGCTGCAGCTGCTCCTCGACTTCAGCTACACCGGCCGCGTGGCGGTGAGCGGCGACAACGCCGAGCCGCTGCTGCGCGCAGCCGACCTGCTGCAGTTCCCGGCCGTGAAGGAGGCGTGCGGCGCCTTCCTGCAGCAGCAGCTCGACCTGACCAACTGCCTGGACATGCAGGACTTTGCCGAGGCCTTCAGCTGCGCGGGGCTGGCGAGCGCCGCTCAGCGCTTCATCTTGCGCCACGTGGGCGAGCTGGGCGCGGAGCAGCTGGAGCGGCTGCCGCTGGCGAGGCTGCTGCGCTACCTGCGCGACGACGGGCTGTGCGTGCCCAAGGAAGAGGCCGCCTACCAGCTAGCGCTGCGCTGGGTGCGCGCCGacccgccgcgccgcgccgcgcacTGGCCGCAGCTGCTGGAGGCGGTGCGCCTGCCCTTCGTGCGCCGCTTCTACCTGCTAGCGCACGTCGAGGCCGAGCCGCTGGTGGCGCGCTGCCCGCCCTGCCTGCGCCTGGTGCGCGAGGCGCGCGACTTCCAGGCGGCGCGCTACGACCGTCACGATCGCGGGCCCTGCCCCCGGATGCGCCCGCGCCCATCCACTGGCCTCGCCGAGATCCTCGTTCTAGTGGGCGGCTGTGACCAGGACTGTGACGAGTTGGTCACCGTCGACTGCTACAACCCGCAGACGGGCCAGTGGCGCTACCTGGCCGAGTTCCCCAACCACCTGGGCGGGGGCTACAGCATCGTGGCGCTGGGCAACGACATCTACGTGACAG GCGGGTCCGACGGCTCCCGGCTCTACGACTGCGTGTGGAGGTACAACTCGAGCGTGAACGAGTGGACAGAGGTGGCACCCATGCTGAAGGCCCGGGAGTACCACAGCTCATCCGTGCTGGACGGGCTGCTCTATGTGGTGGCCGCCGACAGCACAGAGCGCTACGACCACACCACCGACTCCTGGGAGGCCCTGCAGCCCATGACCTACCCCATGGACAACTGCTCCACCACCGCCTGCCGCGGCCGGCTCTATGCCATCGGCtccctggctggcaaggagaccATGGTGATGCAGTGTTACCACCCGGACACGGACCTCTGGTCGCTGGTGGACTGCGGGCAGCTCCCAACCTGGTCCTTTGCCCCCAAGACAGTAACTCTGAACGGACTCATGTACTTCATCAG GGACGACTCTGCTGAGGTGGACGTGTATAACCCCACCAAGAACGAATGGGATAAGATCCCATCCATGAATCAG ATGCATGTAGGGGGCAGCCTGGCCGTCCTCGGAGGGAAGCTCTACGTCTCTGGGGGGTACGACAATACGTTTGAACTCTCCGACATGGTGGAGGCCTACGACCCAGAGACGCGGGCGTGGAGCGTGGTGGGACGGCTCCCAGAGCCCACCTTCTGGCATGGCAGCGTCAGCATCTTCCGCCAGTTCATGCCCCAGACGCCCTCGGGTGGGCGCGGCTTTGAGCTGGACAGTGGTGGTGGCGACGTGGATGTGGGCCGGCCCCGGCCGCCGCAGAACCCCGTCGAACTGCACTAG
- the ZBTB48 gene encoding telomere zinc finger-associated protein isoform X2, whose product MDGSFVQHSVRVLQELNKQRERGQYCDATLDVGGLVFKAHWSVLACCSHFFQSLYGDGSGGSVVLPAGFAEIFGLLLDFFYTGHLALTSGNRDQVLLAARELRVPEAVELCQSFKPKTSVGQAPSVRSGLGKPAPQDVNSHLKEPSGLEEEEVSRTLGQVPKDQELSSSPSPQRPQLGLPAQSESPSFLHGKLRQALKLCPPADKESEDCKVPSRPFEAEGVQLQGGSNEVLCSGCWKGGGRSGEKRLTLSWDNLDPKWEVVVQVEDDGDADYVSETETVPARRKANVLRKPCAAEPALSAGSLAAEPAENRKGTAVPVECPTCHKKFLSKYYLKVHNRKHTGEKPFECPKCGKCYFRKENLLEHEARNCMNRSEQVFTCSVCQETFRRRMELRVHMVSHTGEMPYKCSSCSQQFMQKKDLQSHMIKLHGAPKPHACPTCAKCFLSRTELQLHEAFKHRGEKLFVCEECGHRASSRNGLQMHIKAKHRNERPYVCEFCSHAFTQKANLNMHLRTHTGEKPFQCHLCGKTFRTQASLDKHNRTHTGERPFSCEFCEQRFTEKGPLLRHVASRHQEGRPHFCQICGKTFKAVEQLRVHVRRHKGVRKFECTECGYKFTRQAHLRRHMEIHDRVENYNPRQRKLRNLVIEDEKVVVVALQPPAELEVGSAEVIVESLAQGSLASQLPGRRLCADHSFAGTSAMEPSLIITATVPEDCDT is encoded by the exons ATGGACGGCTCCTTCGTCCAGCACAGTGTGAGGGTTCTGCAGGAGCTCAACAAGCAGCGGGAGAGGGGCCAATACTGCGATGCCACCCTGGATGTGGGGGGCCTGGTGTTCAAGGCTCACTGGAGTGTTTTGGCCTGCTGCAGCCACTTCTTCCAGAGTCTCTACGGGGATGGCTCAGGGGGCAGTGTCGTCCTCCCTGCTGGCTTTGCAGAGATCTTTGGCCTCCTGTTGGACTTTTTCTACACTGGTCACCTCGCCCTCACCTCAGGGAACCGGGATCAGGTGCTTCTGGCAGCCAGGGAGCTGCGGGTGCCTGAGGCTGTAGAGCTGTGCCAGAGCTTCAAGCCCAAAACGTCAGTGGGACAGGCGCCAAGTGTCCGGAGTGGGCTGGGGAAACCTGCCCCCCAGGATGTGAACAGCCACCTCAAGGAGCCCTCAGGCTTGGAGGAAGAGGAAGTTTCAAGGACTCTGGGTCAAGTCCCCAAGGATCAGGAGCTCAGCAGCAGTCCTAGCCCCCAGAGGCCTCAGCTTGGTCTCCCTGCTCAGAGTGAGAGCCCCTCCTTCCTCCATGGGAAACTCAGGCAGGCCCTGAAGCTTTGTCCCCCTGCGGACAAGGAGTCTGAGGATTGCAAAGTGCCCTCCAGGCCCTTTGAGGCTGAAGGTGTCCAGCTGCAGGGCGGGAGTAATGAGGTATTGTGCTCAGGGTGCTGGAAAGGGGGAGGCAGGAGTGGAGAGAAGAGACTGACACTTTCCTGGGATAATCTGGACCCTAAG TGGGAAGTGGTGGTTCAAGTTGAGGATGACGGGGATGCCGATTACGTTTCTGAGACTGAGACTGTGCCAGCCAGGAGGAAAGCGAACGTACTCAGAAAGCCCTGTGCTGCCGAGCCGGCCCTGAGCGCAGGTTCCCTGGCAGCCGAGCCTGCTGAGAACAGAAAAGGTACAGCGGTGCCGGTTGAATGCCCCACATGTCATAAAAAGTTCCTCAGCAAATATTATCTAAAAGTTCACAACAG GAAACACACTGGGGAGAAACCCTTTGAGTGTCCCAAATGTGGAAAATGTTACTTTCGGAAGGAGAACCTCCTAGAGCATGAAGCCCGGAACTGCATGAACCGCTCGGAACAG GTCTTCACCTGCTCCGTGTGCCAGGAGACCTTCCGCCGGAGGATGGAGCTGCGGGTGCACATGGTATCCCACACAGGGGAGATGCCCTACAAG tgttcctcctgctccCAGCAGTTCATGCAGAAGAAGGACCTGCAGAGCCACATGATCAAGCTTCATGGAGCCCCCAAGCCCCACGCC TGTCCCACCTGTGCCAAGTGCTTCTTGTCCCGAACGGAACTGCAGCTGCACGAGGCTTTCAAGCACCGTGGGGAGAAGCTGTTCGTGTGTGAGGAGTGTGGGCACCGGGCGTCAAGCCGGAACGGCCTGCAGATGCACATCAAGGCCAAGCACAG GAACGAGAGGCCGTACGTCTGTGAGTTCTGCAGCCACGCCTTCACCCAGAAGGCCAACCTCAACATGCACCTGCGCACGCACACGGGCGAGAAGCCCTTCCAGTGCCACCTCTGTGGCAAGACCTTCCGCACCCAAG CCAGTCTGGACAAGCACAACCGCACCCACACCGGTGAGAGGCCCTTCAGCTGTGAGTTCTGTGAGCAGCGCTTCACGGAGAAGGGGCCCCTGCTGAGGCACGTGGCCAGCCGCCACCAGGAGGGCCGGCCCCACTTCTGCCAGATCTGTGGGAAGACCTTCAAAg CAGTGGAGCAGCTGCGTGTGCACGTGAGAAGGCACAAGGGGGTTCGCAAGTTCGAGTGCACCGAATGTGGCTACAAGTTCACCCGGCAG GCTCACCTGCGGAGGCACATGGAGATCCATGACCGGGTGGAGAACTACAACCCACGGCAGCGCAAGCTCCGCAACCTGGTCATCGAGGACgagaaggtggtggtggtggcgctGCAGCCACCAGCTGAGCTGGAGGTGGGCTCAGCCGAGGTCATCGTGGAGTCCCTGGCCCAGGGCAGCctggcttcccagctccctggccGGAGGCTGTGTGCAGATCACAGCTTCGCGGGCACGAGCGCCATGGAGCCCTCGCTCATCATCACGGCCACCGTCCCCGAGGACTGTGACACGTAG